One genomic window of Mesoplodon densirostris isolate mMesDen1 chromosome 14, mMesDen1 primary haplotype, whole genome shotgun sequence includes the following:
- the LOC132502003 gene encoding large ribosomal subunit protein P2-like encodes MRYIASYLLAALGRNTSPSAKDIKKILDSVGIEADDDRLNKVISEKNGKNIEDVIAQGICKLASMPAGGAVAVSAAPGAAARAEGSAPATAEEEKKEESDDDMGFGSFD; translated from the coding sequence ATGCGCTACATTGCCTCCTACCTGCTGGCCGCCCTTGGGCGCAATACTTCCCCCAGCGCCAAGGACATCAAGAAGATCCTGGACAGCGTGGGCATCGAGGCGGACGACGACCGGCTCAACAAGGTCATCAGTGAGAAGAACGGCAAGAACATTGAGGACGTCATTGCCCAGGGTATCTGCAAGCTGGCCAGCATGCCCGCTGGCGGGGCTGTGGCGGTCTCTGCTGCCCCAGGAGCTGCAGCTCGTGCTGAGGGttctgccccagccacagcagaggaggagaagaaggaggagtcAGATGACGACATGGGATTTGGCTCGTTTGACTAG